In the Gossypium arboreum isolate Shixiya-1 chromosome 10, ASM2569848v2, whole genome shotgun sequence genome, one interval contains:
- the LOC108488413 gene encoding uncharacterized protein LOC108488413, with amino-acid sequence MAEYICLFSKDTLIIKPPKKSSLFQRTIALWFAMLCGFYLYGTCLKHVGTFTMLKFQNIQLIQKPSLEAQIPTLHYPKPESFSRGECALNPVRFFAIISMQRSGSGWFETLLNSHINVSSNGEIFSVIDRRNNVSNIIQTLERVYNLDWFTSASKNECSAAVGLKWMLNQGLMEHHREIVEYFNHRGISAIFLFRRNLLRRMVSILANSYDRKAKLLNGTHKSHVHSEQEAAALSSYKPIINSTSLISDLKEVEMITARALENFNSTRHMVLYYEDLVTNQTKLKDVQEFLGLPLMELTSRQVKIHKGSLCDFVSNWDDVNKTLNGTEYERFLHADYEECH; translated from the exons ATGGCTGAGTATATCTGTTTATTTAGCAAG GATACACTCATTATAAAGCCTCCTAAGAAGTCTTCATTGTTTCAAAGAACAATAGCTTTATGGTTCGCAATGTTGTGTGGTTTTTATCTCTATGGAACTTGCTTAAAACATGTCGGTACTTTCACTATGCTCAAATTTCAGAACATCCAACTCATTCAGAAGCCATCTTTAGAAGCTCAAATTCCTACATTGCATTATCCAAAGCCTGAAAGTTTCAGTAG GGGTGAATGCGCTTTGAATCCGGTACGGTTTTTCGCTATAATATCGATGCAAAGATCTGGAAGTGGATGGTTTGAGACTTTACTAAATAGCCATATCAATGTAAGCTCAAATGGTGAGATCTTTTCTGTAATTGATAGGAGGAACAATGTATCGAATATTATACAGACTTTGGAGAGAGTTTACAATTTAGATTGGTTCACTAGTGCTTCCAAGAATGAGTGCTCGGCCGCAGTTGGCTTAAAGTGGATGCTGAATCAG GGATTGATGGAGCACCATCGAGAAATAGTAGAATACTTTAATCATCGGGGTATTTCTGCCATATTTCTCTTCCGAAGAAATTTGCTTCGAAGGATGGTTTCTATACTTGCGAATTCATATGATCGCAAAGCTAAGCTATTAAATGGAACCCACAAGTCTCATGTTCATTCGGAGCAAGAG GCTGCTGCGCTTTCGAGTTACAAGCCAATTATCAATTCTACATCACTAATAAGTGATCTGAAAGAAGTAGAGATGATCACTGCTAGGGCTTTAGAGAACTTCAATAGCACCCGTCACATGGTTTTGTACTATGAGGATCTTGTCACCAACCAAACG AAACTAAAAGATGTTCAAGAGTTTCTAGGCCTTCCACTGATGGAATTAACTAGTCGCCAGGTTAAAATACACAAAGGTTCGTTATGCGATTTTGTGAGCAACTGGGATGATGTTAACAAGACACTAAACGGGACCGAATACGAGAGGTTCCTCCATGCCGACTATGAAGAATGTCACTAA